In Choloepus didactylus isolate mChoDid1 chromosome 6, mChoDid1.pri, whole genome shotgun sequence, one DNA window encodes the following:
- the LOC119535713 gene encoding olfactory receptor 8H1-like — MGSRNNTNVPDFILMGLTDSDEIQRVLFMLFLLLYLITLLGNAGMILIIHLDLQLHTPMYFFLSHLSFLDLSHSTVITPKSLENLLTSNKHISFIGCFTQMYFFILCSVTEFFFLSSMAYDRYVAICSPLQYPVVMSKRLCRTLITVSYLIGGTESLAVVLYINSLHFCNSNVISHFFCDITPVLALSCSETRNTEIMVIILASFNAMSFIIISVSYGSILSTIVKINSTSGKRKAFSTCASHLLGVTIYYSTTVFTYLKPKKSYSLGRDQEASVFYTMVIPMLNPLIYSLRNKEVKNALIRVMQKREGSRLLK, encoded by the coding sequence ATGGGAAGTAGGAATAACACAAATGTGCCTGACTTCATCCTTATGGGATTGACAGACTCTGATGAGATTCAGCGGGTCCTCTTTATGCTGTTTCTCCTGTTATACCTGATTACTCTGCTGGGAAATGCAGGGATGATACTGATAATTCACTTGGATCTCcagcttcacacccccatgtattttttcctcagtcaCCTGTCATTCCTTGACCTCAGTCACTCAACAGTCATCACACCTAAAAGCTTAGAAAACTTACTGACTTCCAACAAGCATATTTCATTCATTGGCTGCTTCACCCAGATGTATTTTTTCATCCTCTGCTCTGtcactgaatttttctttctctcttcaatggcctatgaccgctatgtagcCATCTGCAGCCCACTTCAATACCCTGTTGTTATGTCCAAGAGACTCTGCCGCACCCTCATCACTGTGTCCTACTTGATTGGAGGTACTGAATCATTAGCTGTTGTTCTTTACATAAACAGTCTGCACTTTTGCAACTCCAATGTAATCTCTCATTTTTTCTGTGACATAACCCCAGTTTTAGCCCTTTCCTGCTCTGAAACTCGTAACACTGAAATCATGGTAATCATTTTAGCTAGTTTCAATGCAATGTCTTTTATCATAATCTCTGTGTCCTATGGGTCCATTCTCTCTACTATCGTGAAAATTAATTCCACTTCAGGAAAGCGCAAAGCCTTCTCTACTTGTGCCTCCCACCTCCTGGGAGTCACCATCTATTACAGcactacagtttttacttatttaaaaccaaagaaGTCATATTCCTTGGGAAGGGATCAAGAAGCCTCTGTGTTTTATACTATGGTGATCCCCATGCTAAATCCACTAATTTATAGTCTTAGAAACAAGGAAGTGAAAAATGCTCTCATTCGAGTCATGCAGAAGAGAGAGGGTTCCAGGCTACTGAAATAA